The genomic window ATTAGTCTGATCAGTGATAACGCCTTAGCCAAACTGACTAAAACGACCGAAACCTTTAGCGAGAAATAAGATGACACCGGATCAACAATTTGCCCGCTTAGTCAAAATTGCCATGCTCGGTTTTGCATTGGTATTTGGCTATTTTATGTTTGCCGACACTGTGATGCCATTAACGCCGCAAGCCATGGCGACTCGAGTTGTCACTAAAGTGACGCCGCAGATCAGCGGGAAAATCCAGACCATAGCCGTGACGAATAACCAAGCCGTTGCCAAGGGAGACTTGCTGTTTCAAGTCGATCCAACCCCCTATGAGTTGGCCGTATCACAGGCTAAATTGGCCCTAGAGCAAGTTCGCCAAGACAATGCCGAGTTAGATGCTTCACTCTTAGCGGCCAAGGCGGATGTGAATGCCAGCCGAACCACTGCGGAACAAAAACGCCGAGAAGCAAAGCGCCTCGATGCCCTATATGCCACCCACGGCGTATCGCTGCAACAGCGGGATCAGGCCGATAGTGATGCCGATGCGGCAGAAGCGAATCTACTCGCGGCCAATGCCCGCCTCGAAAAACTTAAGGTTAGCCGTGGCGTTTATGGTGAAAATAACCTCAAGGTGCGCCAGGCTAACAACCAATTAGAGCAAGCGGAGCTGAATTTATCCTATACCCAAATTCGTGCCGATCAGGATGGGATAGTGACCAACCTGCAGCTCGAAGTTGGAAGTTTTGCCGCTGTTGGCCAACCTTTACTCGCATTAGTCTCTGATAAATTTGATATTATTGCCGATTTTCGTGAAAAAAGCCTAAGGGGTGTTAATGCCTCTTCAACCGCGTTGATCGCCTTCGATGGTGACCCCGGCCGTTTATACCGAGCGACGGTGAGCAGTGTCGATGCTGGGGTGAGTGCGGGGCAATTTGATGCCAATGGTCGTTTAGCGGCGCCACAGGAGTCGGATCGTTGGGTCCGTGATGCCCAAAGACTCAGATTGCACTTAATTTTAGATGGCGATGGGATGAAAGACCTACCCGCAGGCGCGCGCGCCACAGTGCAATTGCTACCAGAGAACAGCCTATTTGGCTTGCTCGCTAAGGTGCAGATTAAGGTGATTAGCCTGTTGCATTACATCTATTAATATAGGGCGAAGAGCATGTTACTACGCCATAGCCCATTGACGGCCAATGACTTACGCCAGTGCTTACGCATTGCGACAGGGGGGACGATAGGTTTTACCCTGTGTAAGATTTTTGGTTGGAGTAACGGGGTATTTTTCACTGTCACCCCTATGTTATTACTCGGGTTAGTGCCTGTGATGAGTGGCCACGCCATGCGCCAGTTATTGGCCTCATCGGCGATGGCTGGATTAGAGGTTGGGTTGCTCGGCGGTTTATTTGGCAGCCATCCCGGCTTGATGACTCCCATAGTGTTTTTGCTGTTTTTATATCGGTTTGCGGCCATGTCCCGCGGCAGTTTGTTCCTCTTTGGCGCCAACGGTGTGCTCAGCTTAAGTATCATGCTGCACTTTGCCAGTTATCCCGGGGTTGATTTAAACGATTTAATCTTCAGTAATTTTTGGGCGACCGCACTGTCGGTGGTTATCGCCTACGCTATGACGGTACTCTGGCCCGATGTCGAGCCAAGGGCCGCTTACAAACCTGGGCCTAAGGCGCCACATCGGATGCGTCACGAAGCTTTGCTCGGTGCCAGTATTGCGACCTTATCCTTCTTGGTGTTTCAAATATTTGATCTGCGGGATTCGATGTCGGCGCAGGCAACGACCCTGTTGCTGCTATTCCCAATGCATTGGAATGGAGCACTCGACTATGCCCGTAAGCGTGCCATAGGGACTCTGCTGGGGGTGGCGTTTGGGGTATTAGTGCAGTTGCTGCTCTATGATTGGTCAGGCTTATTGATATTAATCGTGCCTCTGCTGTGGATTGGGCTGATGATTTTTAGCCAAGCCCATGTCAGGGAAGCCAATGGCTCTGGTGTCGGTTTTGGGGCTATGACCACACTCGGCATCCTATTTGGCCAATATCTGACTCCGGGTAATGACTTAATTTTTAGCGCGCTTTATCGGGTGAGCAGTATTTTTGTGGCGATAGTCGGCACCTTATTCCTCTGTTACTTGATCCATAAGTTATTGAATAGTTTTGAATCGACAAGGTTTGGTTATTAACAAACTAATATTAGATTTTTTTAATGCTTGTCCCTCGGCCCTTCGAGTAGTAAGGTACTCGGGATTCGTTTAGCGTCAGCTAGGCGTGTGAGCACTTAACTTAATAAAACCTCCTATGCTTAGAGCCTAACTCTCTTCAAGGATAGAAAATGAATATTAAAATTAAAACATTAGCCACAGGCTTAACACTATTAAGCGGTTACGCTATGGCATCGGTTGCCCTCGCCGCAGAAGCAACCGCAATCCCACAACCGGCACAAATCTGTGTGACTTGCCACGGAGTGGAGGGGCAGGGAATTGAACCTCTCGGCCCTCGATTAGCCGGATTATCAAAAGACTATATCACGACGCAATTGCAGCATTTTCAGGCGGGCGTTCGCCAAAATGCGACCATGATGCCGATGGCGATGATGCTTCAAGGTGATGGTATCGAACAAGTCGCCAGTTATTTCTCCACTAAGCCAACCGCTGACGTCAAGCCCGTTATCCGCGGTGAGCAGGTTACTTTTAGCGATGATACCGCCCGTTTAGCCTACCAAGGTGATTGGTCCCGTGGTTTACCCGCCTGCGTGACCTGCCATGGTCCTTCGGCGCTGGGTGGCGGCCTATTCCCCCGTTTAGCGGGTCAACAGGCGAGTTACATCAAAACGCAATTATTGGCATGGCAGGCTGGCACCCGTAAGGGGGATGTCGATGGCATGATGGCAAGTGTTGCCAACAAGCTGACCGCCGCCGAGGTTGATGCCTTAGCGAACTACTTTGCTAATTTGAAATAAGGAGCTGGCCATGAAATATTCCGCAATGTTATTACTGGCCGCGCTGGGGCCGTTAACCGTGCAGGCGCAAGCTGAAACGGAGCCAGTGCAAGAGCGCCCAGATAAGCAAGCTCCGCTGCCTGCTTTCCCTAAAGTTGCCGATCAAACCTATCTCACCCCTAGGCCTTTGAGCGCTATCCCCGAAGGTGCCTTTGGTGACAAAGTGCGTTTAGGTTATCAACTGTTTGTGAATACCCAGCAGTTGCGTGATAAGTATGTGGGTAACGAGCTTAACTGCGCTAACTGCCATATGGATGCGGGCCGTAAAGCCAATGCATCACCCCTCTGGGGCGCTTATTTTGCTTATCCGGCCTTTCGTAAAAAAGACAATAAAGTCAGTAGCTTTGAAGAACGCATCCAAGGTTGCTTTAACTATTCGATGAATGGTAAAGCTCCGCCAGCGGGGAGTCCTGAGTTAGTGGCGCTTTCTGCCTACGCTTATTGGTTAGGCATGGGTGGCTTGATGGATGAAGCCAATCTTAATGGTCCAGTACCAGAGTTAAGCGATGCTGAGCTTGTTAAAGGTGGTAAACGGGAGGATTTCCCTCTCCCAGAAACCTTGGCTAAGGCAATGACAGTTGAGCAGCGTGCTAATCTGCCGGGCCGAGCTTACCCTGAGATCCCTAAACCCGAACAAGCCTATTCACCCGAACGTGGCAAAGCCGTGTATGTCGCCCATTGCCAAACCTGCCACGGTGTTGATGGTCAAGGTCAAGCCATTGCGGGTGTGTATGCTCTGCCGCCTTTGTGGGGACCTCAAAGTTATAACTGGGGTGCAGGAATGCACAGGGTCAATACCGCCGCATTTTTTATCTATGAAAACATGCCCTTCGGTAAGAGTATGCAGCTAACGAACCAACAGGCTTGGGATGTAGCGGCTTACATCAACTCCCACGAACGCCCACAGGACCCTCGTAACAAGGGTGATGTGAAGCAGGCGCAGGAAAAATACCATAATGACAGCGATTACTATGGTGTCGAGGTCGATGGCAAAGTGTTAGGCACTCAGGCCTACCCGATTTTTCCTAAGAAGTCCTAGTTGAGTCGCTGAGATTCACTGTTCTCGCGGTGAAATAAAGCGAGTTAATAAATAAAGCAGAAAAGCCAGTAAGCCTACAGTCTTGCTGGCTTTTTTATTGGTCAAACATGTGTTGGTCAATTGTACTGGGCGCTCTGTGATTTCAGGGTATTAATATTTAGTGGTTTAGCCCGCTAGTATCGGCTTGTCATGGCATTGGCTCGTCGACACGGTGAATAGAAATCTAGGGTTTCTACGATTATGAACGAGAGCCATGGATGGCGAACTGGCTGTTAAATATGGATGTTGTTCAAGTCCATCATCCGTTGATGCAGGGCCACCCCGTCTGATGTGAAAGGATTCACAAATGCCTCGATGGCATGGATGCCAAAAAGCGGCCATGGGGCGGACGGTCGCCTCGCTAATCACCATGACTCGCCTTTCGAGCATTAGTGTGATCTGTTGATCTAAAGTACACAGAGAATTTAGTCATGGGTGGCTTATTAAACTTGTTTCTGGATGAAAAATGTTGATAGCACACTGAGATTGATGCTAACTTATTGGCATAATTGAATTATTTATTCTTATCATTCCAATGTCCAACTCTATTAGAGTTGGGTTTTATTAGAAGAGTGGGTAATACACTGTTATGTTTCCGAGAGAGTATGGACGCACATAAAGATCAAGCTTTGAGGAAGAAATATTCCTCAGCATTAATGTCAAACCACAAATGGCGTAAACTCTTTACTGTCATGGCGGAGCATGGTTCAGAACTCTCAGGCATTGAGTACCGTTTCACTGACACCGAGAATATCCTTTATGGTCACGCACCATCATTGCAACAAGTCTGGGAGTCAGCGATCGATGATCCAGTTGAGGGTGCCGGAGGGCCTGTAGAGTATAAGCATATCGAGTCCATACTAATTCCATATGCATACTCATATCGCGCATACGAAAATGCTCCTCTGCAGAAGCGCTCACTAAATATTGACGCGTTCCTCGCAGCTTTGGAGAAAGTCGGTAGCTTCCCAATAACAGAGACAGAAAGCGGTATCGTATTCCATGGCTATAAAACATAACAAATCAATCAACTTCGCGCCTTCGGCGCCGGATGCGTAAAAAGCGCGCGCCCGGTTATTGAGGCGTCATAAGGCATTCGAGATATGAGCGAAGAAGAACAATTTGTTGAATGCTGCACTCATGGAAAGCAACAAGCGACGTATGTATGTCAACATATTGTGCAAAGTCTTCGAGATGGCCAGCCCAGAGGTTTTTGGTCTGCTGAACCAGAGCCAGACGATCAGCGGCCAGATTCATGGTGTAGTGCTTGCGAGGATAAAGTTAATAGCACTGGCGGAGAATGGAATGATGAATCCGAGGAATTCGCTGGTGTAACTTTATTATGTGGTGCTTGCTACGACCGGGCAAAGAAAATGAACCCAAAGAAATAGCTATGGTGCATGTGCCTTATAACAAGTTGCTGTTGTCGCCGCTGCACGGCTGGGACCTCCGCGCCTACACTACGGCCCCAAAGCAAAGCGCTAT from Shewanella putrefaciens includes these protein-coding regions:
- a CDS encoding HlyD family secretion protein, yielding MTPDQQFARLVKIAMLGFALVFGYFMFADTVMPLTPQAMATRVVTKVTPQISGKIQTIAVTNNQAVAKGDLLFQVDPTPYELAVSQAKLALEQVRQDNAELDASLLAAKADVNASRTTAEQKRREAKRLDALYATHGVSLQQRDQADSDADAAEANLLAANARLEKLKVSRGVYGENNLKVRQANNQLEQAELNLSYTQIRADQDGIVTNLQLEVGSFAAVGQPLLALVSDKFDIIADFREKSLRGVNASSTALIAFDGDPGRLYRATVSSVDAGVSAGQFDANGRLAAPQESDRWVRDAQRLRLHLILDGDGMKDLPAGARATVQLLPENSLFGLLAKVQIKVISLLHYIY
- a CDS encoding c-type cytochrome, with protein sequence MNIKIKTLATGLTLLSGYAMASVALAAEATAIPQPAQICVTCHGVEGQGIEPLGPRLAGLSKDYITTQLQHFQAGVRQNATMMPMAMMLQGDGIEQVASYFSTKPTADVKPVIRGEQVTFSDDTARLAYQGDWSRGLPACVTCHGPSALGGGLFPRLAGQQASYIKTQLLAWQAGTRKGDVDGMMASVANKLTAAEVDALANYFANLK
- a CDS encoding DUF2955 domain-containing protein encodes the protein MLLRHSPLTANDLRQCLRIATGGTIGFTLCKIFGWSNGVFFTVTPMLLLGLVPVMSGHAMRQLLASSAMAGLEVGLLGGLFGSHPGLMTPIVFLLFLYRFAAMSRGSLFLFGANGVLSLSIMLHFASYPGVDLNDLIFSNFWATALSVVIAYAMTVLWPDVEPRAAYKPGPKAPHRMRHEALLGASIATLSFLVFQIFDLRDSMSAQATTLLLLFPMHWNGALDYARKRAIGTLLGVAFGVLVQLLLYDWSGLLILIVPLLWIGLMIFSQAHVREANGSGVGFGAMTTLGILFGQYLTPGNDLIFSALYRVSSIFVAIVGTLFLCYLIHKLLNSFESTRFGY
- a CDS encoding c-type cytochrome, which codes for MKYSAMLLLAALGPLTVQAQAETEPVQERPDKQAPLPAFPKVADQTYLTPRPLSAIPEGAFGDKVRLGYQLFVNTQQLRDKYVGNELNCANCHMDAGRKANASPLWGAYFAYPAFRKKDNKVSSFEERIQGCFNYSMNGKAPPAGSPELVALSAYAYWLGMGGLMDEANLNGPVPELSDAELVKGGKREDFPLPETLAKAMTVEQRANLPGRAYPEIPKPEQAYSPERGKAVYVAHCQTCHGVDGQGQAIAGVYALPPLWGPQSYNWGAGMHRVNTAAFFIYENMPFGKSMQLTNQQAWDVAAYINSHERPQDPRNKGDVKQAQEKYHNDSDYYGVEVDGKVLGTQAYPIFPKKS